From a single Prosthecobacter algae genomic region:
- a CDS encoding SRPBCC family protein, with amino-acid sequence MNTDTHTIRLHRVLRAKPERVYRAFLDADAKAKWLPPHGFTGKVHHLDARVGGTYRMSFTNFTTGSSHSFGGTYTELTPNERLCYTDKFEDPNLPGEMHVTVELKEVFCGTELNITQAGVPVMIPAAACYQGWQESLILLAQLVEPEIPDEA; translated from the coding sequence ATGAACACTGACACCCATACCATCCGTCTGCACCGCGTCCTGCGTGCCAAACCTGAGCGCGTCTATCGCGCCTTTCTCGATGCCGATGCCAAGGCCAAGTGGCTGCCGCCGCATGGCTTCACGGGCAAGGTGCATCATCTGGATGCCCGGGTGGGTGGGACTTACCGGATGTCGTTCACCAATTTCACCACCGGCTCCAGTCACTCGTTTGGCGGCACTTACACGGAGCTGACGCCGAATGAGCGCCTCTGCTACACGGACAAGTTCGAGGACCCGAATCTGCCGGGGGAGATGCATGTCACGGTGGAGCTGAAGGAGGTCTTCTGCGGCACGGAGCTGAACATCACGCAGGCCGGTGTGCCTGTTATGATCCCTGCGGCGGCCTGCTATCAAGGGTGGCAGGAGTCGCTGATTCTTCTTGCCCAGTTAGTCGAGCCTGAGATTCCGGATGAGGCTTAA
- a CDS encoding DUF1592 domain-containing protein — MTKSELTSPGLMFFSVLSLGLMLARPSRMPAEGVADAEFAALQAEAKESFKKGVVPFVKTYCSECHSNRRTKGGLNFEPALKNPGESSASRKWMQAFANVNAHDMPPDDSDQPAAEERELFLQSLGKIKYLSAKDPGPFVIRRLTKVEYGNTLHDLFGVDPAVAEELPDEVAGQGYLNSLSPMQTEQYLGIANEVLDRIFATPEKPPTEWQNRLLGKPPTPGTDEREAARKVARSLARKAYRRPPSEAEVATLTGVFDLGRSNQLDYQGSLRLMLKALLVSPQFLYITPAKEAEAGKKIVPLDDYQLASRLSYLLWATMPDEELSALADAGQLHEPAVLKAQVKRMLAHPRARALFDGFGSQWLGLGSLEGKTFDPKKFPQMTPALRTAMYDEARLFFDSIVRGNLSVVAFVASDYTFLNETLAKVYSLEKDVTGPKMRKVKLTNANRGGILGMPGILATTSFPNRTSAVNRGVWVLEQVLGEHVPPAPPNVPALEKQDQKKVANLTLRQRTELHRTNAVCANCHKILDPIGFGLENFDAIGRWRDKDDTGGAIDAAGELPGGKRFSTPGELKSIIAARKDDLARNLTEKLMAYALCRQLEGYDKIVVDQLMKTIAQDGYRMQTLITEIVTSYPFLNRRVQD, encoded by the coding sequence ATGACGAAATCCGAATTGACCAGCCCTGGCCTGATGTTTTTCAGTGTGTTGAGCCTTGGGCTGATGCTGGCGAGGCCTAGTAGGATGCCAGCCGAGGGGGTGGCAGATGCGGAATTTGCCGCGCTGCAGGCGGAGGCCAAGGAGTCGTTCAAGAAAGGCGTGGTGCCCTTTGTGAAGACGTATTGCAGTGAGTGCCATAGCAATCGGCGCACGAAGGGCGGGCTGAACTTTGAGCCGGCGCTGAAGAATCCAGGCGAGTCTTCCGCGAGCCGGAAGTGGATGCAGGCCTTTGCCAATGTGAACGCGCATGACATGCCGCCGGATGATTCGGACCAGCCTGCGGCTGAGGAGCGCGAGCTGTTTCTGCAAAGCCTAGGCAAGATCAAGTACCTCAGCGCGAAGGATCCGGGCCCGTTTGTGATCCGTCGCCTGACCAAGGTGGAGTATGGCAACACGCTGCACGATCTCTTCGGTGTGGACCCCGCGGTGGCGGAGGAGTTACCGGATGAAGTGGCCGGCCAGGGGTATCTGAATTCCCTCTCGCCCATGCAGACAGAGCAATACCTCGGCATCGCCAATGAAGTACTGGACCGCATCTTCGCCACACCGGAAAAGCCGCCCACGGAATGGCAGAATCGTTTGTTAGGCAAACCACCAACCCCAGGAACGGACGAACGCGAAGCCGCTCGGAAGGTGGCTCGTTCGCTGGCACGAAAGGCTTACCGCAGGCCGCCCTCGGAGGCGGAGGTGGCCACGCTGACGGGCGTGTTTGATCTGGGTCGGTCTAACCAACTAGATTACCAGGGGTCACTGCGGCTCATGCTCAAGGCGCTTCTCGTTTCCCCTCAGTTCCTTTACATCACTCCGGCAAAGGAAGCGGAGGCGGGCAAGAAGATCGTGCCCCTGGATGATTACCAACTCGCCTCCCGTCTGTCGTACCTGCTGTGGGCCACGATGCCGGATGAGGAGCTGTCCGCACTGGCGGATGCGGGCCAGCTTCATGAGCCTGCCGTGCTCAAGGCCCAGGTGAAGCGCATGCTGGCCCATCCTCGTGCGCGGGCCTTGTTTGATGGCTTCGGGTCACAGTGGCTGGGTTTGGGCAGTCTGGAGGGCAAGACGTTTGATCCGAAGAAGTTCCCGCAGATGACACCCGCGCTGCGCACGGCCATGTATGATGAGGCGCGGCTGTTCTTTGACAGCATCGTGCGGGGGAACCTCAGCGTGGTCGCCTTTGTGGCCAGCGACTACACCTTCCTCAATGAGACACTCGCCAAGGTCTATAGCCTGGAGAAGGACGTCACCGGGCCCAAGATGCGCAAGGTGAAGCTGACCAATGCGAATCGCGGTGGCATCCTCGGCATGCCGGGCATTTTAGCCACCACCTCTTTCCCCAACCGCACCAGCGCGGTGAACCGGGGCGTGTGGGTGCTGGAGCAGGTGCTGGGGGAACACGTGCCCCCTGCCCCACCGAATGTCCCGGCGCTGGAAAAGCAGGACCAAAAAAAGGTGGCCAATCTGACCCTGCGGCAGCGCACGGAACTGCACCGCACGAATGCCGTGTGCGCCAACTGCCACAAGATCCTGGACCCCATCGGCTTTGGCCTGGAAAACTTCGATGCCATCGGGCGCTGGCGGGACAAGGATGATACGGGAGGCGCCATTGATGCCGCGGGCGAGCTGCCAGGGGGCAAGCGGTTCTCCACCCCTGGCGAGCTGAAAAGCATCATCGCTGCACGAAAGGACGATCTGGCCCGTAACTTAACGGAGAAACTCATGGCCTATGCGCTGTGCCGGCAGCTTGAAGGTTATGACAAGATCGTGGTGGATCAGCTCATGAAAACCATCGCCCAGGATGGCTATCGGATGCAGACCCTCATCACGGAGATCGTCACCAGTTACCCCTTTCTGAATCGCCGCGTCCAAGACTGA
- a CDS encoding N-6 DNA methylase, producing MQVEQTLELLPTSHRSAFQNIRNFLAGRLLGATRDRALMDELFKCVFAKHWLLKSPRLTVSGDLSKSYRASFAHVKSVLPGIFLLADEIELDPVSLQYVDRQFDIIDLEKCRADIFSELYEAFAGSGVKSSEGQFFTPTVAVDLLVSLVNPKSNQTICDPACGAGGFLIAAAKHLVGAGADPTDVAASLRGVDKDAYLARITRGRLALYLDKMPEVICGDSLADISQDGIAIEDKLFDVVLTNPPFGAKIVAASPNTLMRYDLARKWIKSDGAKEAFVPNGAMNPSTPPQVLFVERCLKLVKPGGFLGAILPESIVSSKSHAYVVQYMQSVADLVAVVGMPEALFKTSGKGGTHTKTVAVVLQKKPSKSKRSSVFFADAKWCGHDSRGRSVPLNHVPQIAANFADFQKTGVGNHGHMGILVPKDRLGLNLAPRAFEFDAESESERLTETHDIVSFGDLIKDGVLSLSTGDEVGKLAYGTGEIPFVRTSDISNWEVKSDPKHCVSEEIYERYRPRQDVRENDILMVRDGTYLIGTCAVVTGYDLPMLYQSHIYKIRVEKPEKMTPFLLLAALTCPFAQRQIKSFCVSQDIIDSLGNKIHEIRLALPKAKKTRDRIANLVEKAIRDRTEARELARKACEEVMAG from the coding sequence ATGCAAGTTGAACAAACTCTTGAACTCTTGCCGACCTCACACCGTTCGGCTTTTCAAAACATCCGCAATTTCCTTGCAGGCCGACTTCTTGGGGCCACCCGAGACCGCGCTTTGATGGATGAACTGTTCAAGTGCGTGTTTGCGAAGCACTGGCTGTTAAAATCGCCAAGATTGACGGTCTCTGGGGATTTGTCGAAGTCTTACCGCGCATCGTTCGCCCATGTGAAGAGTGTGCTTCCTGGAATCTTTCTTCTCGCCGACGAAATCGAACTAGATCCAGTTTCGCTGCAGTATGTAGATCGTCAATTTGACATTATCGATCTTGAGAAGTGCCGAGCGGACATTTTCAGCGAACTCTATGAAGCGTTTGCTGGGTCGGGTGTGAAATCCAGCGAAGGACAATTTTTCACTCCAACTGTCGCCGTCGATCTGCTTGTGAGTTTAGTAAATCCGAAGTCGAACCAGACTATCTGTGACCCTGCGTGTGGCGCTGGCGGTTTTCTTATAGCTGCGGCGAAGCACCTCGTCGGGGCCGGGGCCGACCCAACTGATGTAGCCGCTTCACTGCGTGGTGTGGACAAGGACGCTTACCTCGCCCGTATTACTCGCGGACGTCTGGCTCTTTATCTCGATAAAATGCCAGAGGTCATTTGCGGTGACTCTTTGGCCGACATCTCTCAAGACGGTATTGCAATCGAAGACAAGTTGTTTGACGTCGTTCTCACCAATCCACCATTTGGCGCAAAGATTGTTGCCGCCTCGCCAAACACCTTGATGCGTTACGACCTAGCGCGGAAATGGATCAAATCCGATGGGGCAAAAGAAGCGTTCGTTCCGAATGGGGCGATGAATCCGTCTACGCCACCCCAGGTTCTGTTTGTTGAGCGATGCCTAAAACTTGTGAAGCCTGGCGGATTCTTGGGAGCAATTCTCCCAGAGAGTATCGTATCGTCCAAATCGCATGCGTATGTTGTTCAGTATATGCAGAGTGTCGCGGACCTTGTTGCAGTGGTCGGAATGCCGGAAGCGCTGTTTAAAACATCAGGAAAGGGCGGAACTCACACGAAAACGGTCGCGGTCGTGCTACAAAAAAAGCCGTCAAAGAGCAAACGGAGTTCGGTATTCTTTGCCGACGCAAAATGGTGCGGCCATGACAGCCGCGGGCGGTCAGTGCCTCTAAATCATGTTCCTCAAATTGCGGCAAATTTCGCTGATTTCCAGAAGACAGGCGTTGGAAACCATGGGCACATGGGAATTTTGGTTCCCAAGGACCGGCTTGGGCTAAATCTCGCTCCTCGCGCATTTGAATTCGATGCTGAAAGCGAGTCAGAACGGCTAACGGAAACGCACGACATTGTTTCGTTTGGAGACTTGATCAAGGACGGGGTGCTTTCGCTCTCCACTGGTGACGAAGTGGGTAAACTAGCTTACGGCACGGGTGAGATTCCATTCGTTCGCACGTCGGATATTTCGAACTGGGAGGTAAAGAGCGATCCAAAGCACTGCGTCTCGGAAGAAATCTATGAGCGCTACCGTCCACGTCAGGATGTTCGCGAGAATGATATCCTCATGGTGAGAGACGGGACTTATCTGATTGGCACATGCGCCGTAGTCACTGGATACGACCTACCGATGCTCTACCAAAGTCATATCTACAAAATCCGTGTCGAGAAGCCGGAGAAGATGACGCCATTCTTGCTTTTAGCTGCCCTGACATGTCCATTTGCACAGCGACAGATCAAGAGTTTCTGCGTCAGCCAGGACATTATTGATTCGCTGGGTAACAAGATCCACGAAATTCGCTTGGCACTCCCAAAAGCAAAAAAGACAAGGGATCGGATAGCTAACCTCGTCGAGAAAGCTATCCGAGATCGAACCGAAGCTCGTGAGCTTGCGCGAAAAGCCTGCGAGGAGGTCATGGCGGGCTGA
- a CDS encoding arylesterase, with amino-acid sequence MATLPAQTPAVAKKRIVVLGDSISAGYGLDRDQAYPALLQKKVDAEGLPYEVVNAGVSGDTTAGGLRRIDWALGPKGADVLVIALGGNDGLRGVSPDQTEKNLTGIVAKARAKNPTIKILIAGMQMPDNLGPKYVEAFKAVFPKVSTTEKTDLLPYLLEGVGGDEKLNQPDRIHPTAEGQQKIADMVWAKLKAMLPEAGN; translated from the coding sequence ATGGCTACGTTGCCCGCTCAAACTCCAGCCGTAGCAAAAAAAAGAATCGTCGTTTTAGGCGACAGCATCTCCGCCGGCTACGGCCTGGATCGTGATCAGGCCTACCCAGCTTTGTTGCAAAAGAAAGTGGATGCCGAGGGCCTGCCCTATGAGGTGGTGAATGCCGGTGTGAGTGGCGATACCACCGCAGGCGGCCTCCGGCGGATCGACTGGGCCCTGGGCCCGAAAGGAGCGGACGTGCTCGTGATCGCCCTCGGTGGCAACGACGGCCTGCGTGGCGTCTCCCCCGATCAGACGGAAAAGAACCTGACTGGCATCGTCGCCAAAGCCCGGGCCAAAAACCCCACCATCAAAATCCTCATCGCCGGCATGCAAATGCCCGACAACCTCGGCCCCAAATACGTCGAGGCCTTCAAAGCCGTGTTCCCCAAAGTCTCCACCACCGAAAAAACCGACCTCCTCCCCTACCTCCTCGAAGGCGTCGGCGGCGATGAAAAACTCAACCAACCCGACCGCATCCACCCCACCGCCGAAGGCCAACAGAAGATTGCCGACATGGTTTGGGCGAAGCTGAAAGCCATGCTGCCCGAGGCGGGGAATTGA
- a CDS encoding ABC transporter permease — MLLVGGLGAAFALVIGVARALMAFTRRIVRPSWPYLLRQGISNLHRPGNQTLLFLLSLGLGTFLLLTILLTGDLLQQRLRISETQENPNLYLIDVQPDQVEGVTSLVKNQGLPVLETAPMVTMRVLALKGVPVTQAEGVPRWIANREFRSTHRANLNSSETLIAGEWHESLPNPEGPIPVSLEEKIAGDMRLQLGDTLTLDVQGITLEARVTSIRKVDWSRFNLNFFMVFPPGPLDGAPGFHVVTTRTPDAAAVGRLQQGLMREFPNVSSIDLSQILETVRSLFSKISWVITIMGGFTLIAALPIVVGTLLNGRDVRLRESVLLRTLGASARQVRTILVIEYATLGCLSALTGTLLAVGATSILAVYVFKTSPSPDVVTLLGAFFTTTAISVLGGLALSRGVSNHPPLDILRRI, encoded by the coding sequence ATGCTTTTGGTTGGCGGACTGGGCGCTGCCTTTGCCCTGGTCATTGGAGTGGCCCGGGCACTGATGGCCTTCACGCGCCGCATCGTCCGGCCAAGCTGGCCTTACCTCCTGCGGCAGGGCATTTCCAATCTTCATCGTCCGGGCAACCAAACTTTGCTGTTCCTGCTCTCGCTCGGGCTGGGCACCTTTCTCCTGCTCACCATCCTGCTTACTGGGGATCTTTTGCAGCAGCGTCTCCGCATCAGCGAGACCCAGGAAAACCCCAACCTGTACCTGATCGACGTCCAGCCGGATCAAGTCGAAGGCGTGACTTCGCTGGTGAAAAACCAGGGGCTGCCCGTTTTAGAAACCGCCCCCATGGTGACCATGCGGGTCCTGGCCCTCAAGGGGGTTCCGGTGACCCAGGCGGAAGGGGTGCCACGCTGGATTGCCAACCGCGAATTCCGGTCCACCCATCGAGCGAATCTGAACTCCAGCGAAACTCTGATTGCCGGAGAATGGCATGAGAGCCTGCCCAACCCAGAGGGCCCCATCCCGGTTTCGCTCGAAGAAAAAATCGCCGGGGACATGCGTCTTCAACTTGGCGACACGCTGACGCTGGATGTCCAGGGCATCACCCTGGAAGCCCGTGTGACCAGCATCCGAAAAGTGGATTGGAGCCGGTTTAACCTCAACTTTTTCATGGTTTTTCCACCTGGACCTCTAGACGGTGCACCGGGCTTTCATGTGGTGACCACCCGCACCCCGGATGCAGCCGCGGTGGGCCGTCTACAACAAGGCCTCATGCGAGAGTTTCCCAACGTCTCGTCGATTGACCTGTCCCAAATTTTAGAAACGGTTCGTTCGCTGTTCTCGAAGATCTCGTGGGTCATCACGATCATGGGTGGATTCACGCTGATCGCTGCGCTGCCTATTGTGGTGGGCACGCTGCTCAATGGCAGGGACGTACGCCTCCGCGAAAGTGTCTTGCTCCGAACGCTGGGCGCTTCGGCGCGGCAGGTTCGCACCATCCTCGTCATCGAGTACGCCACCCTGGGTTGCCTTTCCGCCCTCACCGGAACTCTTCTCGCCGTGGGAGCTACTTCTATCCTTGCCGTTTACGTTTTCAAAACTTCGCCGTCGCCGGATGTCGTGACACTGCTGGGTGCCTTTTTCACCACCACGGCTATCTCGGTTCTGGGAGGCCTCGCTCTCAGCCGTGGCGTTTCCAATCATCCACCGCTCGATATCCTGCGCCGGATCTGA
- a CDS encoding ABC transporter ATP-binding protein yields the protein MSSARLESSTAAVKRPILEIQALQKIYRSPQHELTVLSDIHLTLEAGDTLAITGPSGSGKTTLLGLCAGLDDATSGSLKLDGQAFENLSQDARAALRNKLVGFVFQNFQLIPTLTALENVLVPLELRGETGRQKVAEALLHEVGLGKRMGHYPAQLSGGEQQRVALARAFVHRPKILLADEPTGNLDAATSAPIVEMLFRLNREAGTALVIVTHDPGLAAKARRVVKMEGGKIIAEEENAV from the coding sequence ATGTCATCTGCCAGACTAGAATCATCGACTGCGGCTGTCAAACGGCCCATCCTGGAGATCCAGGCGCTCCAAAAAATCTATCGCAGCCCCCAGCATGAGCTGACGGTGCTGAGCGACATCCACCTGACGCTGGAAGCGGGCGACACGCTGGCGATCACCGGCCCCTCAGGAAGTGGCAAGACCACGCTGTTAGGCCTATGCGCCGGGCTGGACGATGCGACGTCCGGCTCCCTGAAACTCGACGGGCAGGCTTTTGAAAACCTTTCCCAGGATGCGCGGGCGGCGCTGCGCAACAAGCTGGTGGGTTTCGTTTTCCAAAACTTCCAGCTCATCCCGACACTGACGGCCCTGGAGAACGTGCTGGTGCCGCTGGAACTGCGGGGCGAAACAGGTCGCCAAAAGGTGGCGGAAGCCCTACTGCATGAAGTGGGTCTGGGCAAGCGGATGGGGCATTACCCCGCCCAGCTTTCGGGCGGCGAGCAGCAACGCGTGGCCCTGGCGCGGGCGTTTGTGCATCGCCCGAAAATCTTGCTGGCCGACGAACCCACCGGCAACCTCGACGCCGCCACCAGTGCGCCCATCGTGGAGATGCTGTTCCGGCTGAATCGGGAAGCTGGCACGGCGCTGGTGATTGTGACGCATGACCCCGGCCTGGCTGCGAAAGCCCGGCGCGTGGTGAAAATGGAGGGTGGGAAGATCATCGCGGAGGAAGAAAATGCCGTCTGA
- a CDS encoding DUF1552 domain-containing protein, translated as MTRKNLIDRRTYLKGIGASLGLPLLETMGWADSVKGRAAVKPPVRLGFMYMPHGVIPDQFWPATPESYLSSPPPALESLRPILDQCLLMKGISGVPIAPFNGAPHALELSTWLTACLPDPSKRNQIHIAISADQIAANYVGAMTSLPSLELATMPQTHKENQEGLNEGYYSHCSYRSPTQAVPAEINPRNVLNRLFGKSDSSGSSRKADPLERQMLDLVISGARDLRKKLPQNDQHKLDEYLDSVRSVERRIAAIEMRQKESALEKAGVASSKRSATDSPPIEIRIPEGDKRSEYMQVMCDLNVLAFQTDTTRVSTYIGSTPNGVSYPELGFTDSHHSQTHHNHKADQVAKVAAITAFNITQFAYMVKKMASLREGNGTLLDNCLMMWGSGLEDGNDHSRKNLPFIIAGKGGGSVNTGRFLADTKGNQGDLLTTLLTCAGVPLDRPIGIATKRMEEMVGG; from the coding sequence ATGACCCGCAAGAACCTCATTGATCGCCGCACCTATTTGAAAGGCATTGGAGCCAGCCTGGGCCTGCCGCTTTTGGAAACGATGGGCTGGGCAGACTCCGTGAAGGGGCGCGCGGCGGTGAAGCCACCCGTGCGCCTCGGGTTCATGTACATGCCGCATGGGGTGATTCCAGATCAGTTCTGGCCTGCCACGCCGGAGAGCTACCTCAGCTCCCCGCCGCCTGCGCTGGAGTCCCTGCGGCCCATTCTGGATCAGTGCCTGCTCATGAAGGGCATCTCCGGGGTGCCGATTGCCCCCTTCAATGGCGCTCCGCATGCGCTGGAGCTTTCCACCTGGCTCACCGCCTGCCTGCCGGACCCGAGCAAGCGCAACCAGATCCACATCGCCATCTCGGCGGATCAGATCGCCGCGAACTACGTGGGCGCGATGACTTCCCTGCCCTCGCTGGAACTGGCCACCATGCCGCAGACGCACAAGGAGAATCAGGAGGGCCTGAACGAAGGTTACTACTCGCACTGCAGCTACCGCTCGCCCACGCAGGCCGTCCCGGCGGAGATCAATCCGCGCAACGTACTGAATCGTTTGTTCGGCAAGTCGGACTCCTCCGGCAGCAGCCGCAAGGCCGATCCGCTGGAGCGGCAGATGCTGGACCTGGTGATCAGCGGTGCGCGTGACCTGCGCAAGAAGCTGCCGCAGAACGACCAGCACAAGCTGGACGAATACCTGGACAGCGTGCGCTCGGTGGAGCGCCGCATCGCCGCCATCGAGATGCGCCAGAAAGAATCCGCCCTGGAGAAAGCCGGCGTCGCCTCCAGCAAGCGCAGCGCCACGGATTCACCGCCCATCGAGATCCGCATTCCCGAGGGCGACAAACGTAGCGAATACATGCAGGTCATGTGCGACCTCAACGTGCTCGCCTTCCAGACGGATACCACCCGCGTCAGCACCTACATCGGCTCCACGCCCAACGGCGTGTCGTATCCCGAACTCGGCTTCACCGACTCGCATCACTCCCAGACGCATCACAACCACAAGGCGGATCAGGTCGCGAAAGTCGCCGCCATCACCGCCTTTAACATCACCCAGTTTGCCTACATGGTGAAAAAGATGGCCAGCCTCCGCGAAGGCAACGGTACCCTCCTGGACAACTGCCTCATGATGTGGGGCTCCGGCCTGGAAGACGGCAACGACCACAGCCGCAAAAACCTCCCCTTCATCATCGCCGGCAAAGGCGGCGGCTCCGTGAACACCGGCCGCTTCCTCGCTGATACAAAGGGCAATCAGGGGGATCTGCTCACCACGCTACTGACCTGCGCAGGCGTGCCCCTGGACCGGCCGATTGGGATCGCGACGAAGCGGATGGAGGAGATGGTTGGCGGATAA